In Salinibacterium sp. ZJ70, one DNA window encodes the following:
- a CDS encoding 2-keto-4-pentenoate hydratase: protein MDQTTIHETAEELLRAERSRTPVAPLAPRLVGMTVDDAYAIQSRVIEAKRREGDEIVGHKIGLTSGVMQQMMGVDSPDFGHLLGSMMLSAEEPVPLGAFIQPRIEVEFAYILGADLPQEGCTAADVDAATEWVVPCLELIDSRIVDWRIGLLDTVADNASSAAVVLGTERIRPSDIDLTDLAARLDINGETVATGSTADVLGTPAGAVAWLANAVGQYGVRLKAGHVVLSGSCTRAIDVVPGDVAAAVFTGREPLTARFTD, encoded by the coding sequence ATGGATCAGACAACTATCCACGAGACGGCCGAGGAGCTGCTCCGCGCCGAACGCTCGCGCACCCCGGTCGCCCCGCTCGCGCCTCGCCTCGTCGGGATGACGGTCGACGACGCCTATGCGATCCAGTCCCGCGTCATCGAAGCGAAGCGCCGCGAGGGCGACGAGATCGTGGGGCACAAGATCGGTCTCACCTCGGGCGTGATGCAGCAGATGATGGGTGTCGACAGCCCCGACTTCGGACACCTGCTCGGCAGCATGATGCTGTCGGCGGAGGAGCCGGTTCCGCTCGGAGCGTTCATCCAGCCGCGCATCGAGGTGGAGTTCGCCTACATCCTGGGCGCCGACCTTCCTCAGGAGGGGTGCACGGCGGCTGATGTCGACGCCGCCACCGAGTGGGTTGTCCCCTGCCTCGAGCTGATCGACTCGCGGATCGTCGACTGGAGGATCGGCCTGCTCGACACGGTCGCCGACAACGCGTCGTCCGCCGCGGTCGTGCTCGGGACCGAGCGGATCCGCCCCTCCGACATCGACCTCACCGACCTCGCAGCGCGGCTCGACATCAACGGCGAGACGGTCGCGACCGGTTCCACCGCCGACGTGCTCGGCACGCCCGCGGGGGCCGTCGCGTGGCTCGCGAACGCTGTGGGCCAGTACGGGGTGCGCCTGAAGGCGGGCCATGTGGTCCTGTCGGGGTCGTGCACGCGGGCCATCGATGTAGTGCCCGGCGATGTCGCCGCGGCGGTTTTCACCGGACGTGAGCCGCTCA
- a CDS encoding IclR family transcriptional regulator has product MSMVEPAGSSSPNAMVDRVVLIMNAFKGSRARLGLADVVEATGLPRSSAHRILQQLAGAGWLEREHNGYRLGLGIFELGALVGYRSRITHAARPLLRELSAGRYVAHLAVLDGTDVVYLDKVAGATPARLPSRVGGRVAAHATGVGKAILAHSSNEIVDAYIARGLERYTSTTLTEPGELLAELSRIRTRGAAFDDGEAVPGVSCVAVPIFDRGAVHAAVSVCAAAESLDVQSLQGRVRATAAAIERRLAEARLPAPST; this is encoded by the coding sequence ATGTCGATGGTCGAGCCGGCGGGTTCGAGCAGCCCGAACGCGATGGTGGATCGCGTCGTGCTGATCATGAACGCCTTCAAGGGGTCGCGCGCGCGTCTGGGGCTCGCCGATGTGGTCGAAGCGACGGGGCTGCCTCGGTCGAGCGCGCACCGGATCCTCCAGCAGCTGGCGGGCGCCGGCTGGCTGGAGCGGGAGCACAACGGCTACCGGCTGGGTCTCGGGATCTTCGAGCTCGGCGCGCTCGTCGGCTACCGCAGTCGCATCACACACGCGGCCCGTCCGCTGCTCAGGGAGCTGAGTGCAGGCCGCTACGTCGCGCACCTCGCCGTGCTGGATGGCACGGATGTGGTGTATCTGGACAAGGTCGCCGGCGCGACGCCCGCGAGGCTCCCGTCCCGCGTAGGGGGACGCGTGGCGGCGCACGCCACGGGCGTGGGGAAGGCGATCCTCGCTCACTCCTCGAACGAGATCGTCGATGCGTACATCGCGCGGGGGCTCGAACGGTACACCTCCACGACGCTCACCGAACCGGGGGAGCTCCTCGCCGAGCTGTCGCGGATCCGCACGCGCGGTGCCGCTTTCGACGACGGGGAGGCGGTTCCCGGGGTCTCGTGTGTCGCCGTGCCGATTTTCGATCGAGGTGCGGTGCACGCGGCGGTCTCGGTGTGCGCGGCAGCGGAGTCGCTCGATGTCCAGTCTCTTCAGGGGAGGGTGCGTGCGACAGCCGCGGCGATCGAGCGCCGTCTCGCGGAGGCGCGCCTGCCCGCGCCGTCAACGTAG
- a CDS encoding ABC transporter permease: MASLPMPTQAIPAVAPRRRRIDTRALRRIGMRAAHLLIVLFSVTFLLSFMLDLLPGDPAATIAGESASDAQIERVRQELNLDEPVIVRYGLWVADVVSGDLGTSYRTTQPVGEALLQRLPVSLELMLLAQIIALGIAVPTAVYSAWRPRSWVGRITTPGSTFAISTPEFVVAIGLILVGAMWLRWFPATGYTPLDHGLWLNLVSLTLPAIAIAMEPAGSYTRILRSDMSRTLGQDFMLAAKAKGMPVRNLLFRQALRPSSLSIATLAGLNIARLLGTVVVIETLFGLPGIGRLLVESINNADIVMLQGVVCVIAIAYVAVNILTDLAYALIDPRVRHGR, encoded by the coding sequence ATGGCGTCACTGCCGATGCCGACGCAGGCGATCCCTGCCGTCGCTCCTCGCAGGAGGCGGATCGACACGCGCGCTCTGCGCCGCATCGGGATGCGAGCCGCGCACCTGCTGATCGTGCTGTTCTCGGTCACGTTCCTGCTCTCGTTCATGCTCGATCTGCTGCCCGGCGATCCAGCCGCGACCATCGCGGGGGAGAGCGCGAGCGACGCGCAGATCGAACGCGTGCGCCAGGAGCTCAACCTCGATGAGCCGGTCATCGTCCGCTATGGCCTGTGGGTCGCCGATGTTGTCTCCGGCGACCTCGGCACGTCATACCGCACCACCCAGCCGGTCGGCGAAGCGCTCCTTCAGCGTCTCCCGGTGTCGCTCGAGCTCATGCTCCTCGCGCAGATCATCGCGCTCGGCATCGCGGTGCCCACGGCCGTCTACTCGGCCTGGCGCCCACGCTCGTGGGTGGGCCGGATCACCACGCCGGGATCGACCTTTGCGATCTCCACGCCGGAGTTCGTCGTCGCGATCGGGCTCATCCTTGTGGGGGCGATGTGGCTGCGCTGGTTCCCCGCGACTGGATACACCCCCTTGGACCACGGGCTCTGGCTCAATCTCGTCTCGTTGACCCTGCCGGCCATCGCGATCGCGATGGAACCCGCAGGCTCCTACACCCGGATCCTCCGCTCGGACATGTCGCGCACGCTCGGGCAGGACTTCATGCTCGCGGCGAAGGCCAAGGGCATGCCCGTGCGCAACCTCCTCTTTCGCCAGGCGCTGCGGCCCTCGTCGCTGTCGATCGCGACTCTCGCAGGGCTCAACATCGCGCGGCTCCTCGGCACGGTCGTCGTCATCGAGACGCTCTTCGGGCTCCCCGGCATCGGACGCCTCCTCGTCGAGTCCATCAACAACGCCGACATCGTGATGCTCCAGGGCGTCGTGTGCGTGATCGCCATCGCGTACGTCGCCGTCAACATCCTCACCGACCTGGCTTATGCCCTCATCGATCCGCGGGTGCGCCATGGCCGCTGA
- a CDS encoding ABC transporter ATP-binding protein, translating to MTGAEAPLLRIEDLVVEYGSLRAVAGVSFDVARGETLGIVGESGCGKSSMGRAIVQMPPPTEGSVVFGGEDLTTMSSRELRRKRLDLQMVFQDPRSSLHPQRTVLDIVEEPLRIWRVGTRESRREVVEETLRAVGLDPEVHGPRRPGALSGGQCQRVAIARALVAGAKVLVCDEPISSLDVSLRATVLNLLEELKAQRDLTVIFIAHDLAVVRNVSDRIMVMYLGTVVEVAESAELFLSPRHPYTRALIASVPTVGEPAPAPLAGDPPSPHDVPTGCRFRTRCPIAVDRCARETPRLRDVGDGHLAACHFADAAAPAGAITG from the coding sequence ATGACCGGAGCAGAAGCGCCGCTCCTGCGGATCGAGGATCTCGTCGTCGAATACGGATCGCTTCGCGCGGTGGCGGGGGTGAGCTTCGATGTCGCTCGCGGCGAAACCCTGGGCATCGTGGGGGAGTCGGGGTGCGGCAAGTCGTCGATGGGGCGCGCGATCGTGCAGATGCCGCCGCCCACCGAAGGGTCGGTGGTTTTCGGCGGTGAGGATCTCACGACCATGTCGTCGCGCGAGCTGCGCCGCAAGCGGCTCGACCTGCAGATGGTCTTCCAGGATCCGCGGTCGTCGCTTCACCCGCAGCGAACGGTGCTCGACATCGTCGAGGAGCCCCTGCGCATCTGGAGAGTCGGCACCCGCGAATCTCGTCGTGAGGTCGTCGAAGAGACCCTCCGCGCCGTCGGCCTCGACCCCGAGGTGCATGGTCCTCGTCGCCCGGGCGCTCTCTCGGGCGGCCAGTGCCAGCGGGTCGCGATCGCACGCGCGCTCGTGGCGGGAGCCAAGGTTCTGGTCTGCGACGAGCCGATCTCCTCACTCGATGTATCGCTGCGCGCTACGGTGCTCAATCTGCTCGAGGAGCTGAAGGCCCAGCGTGACCTGACGGTCATCTTCATCGCCCATGATCTCGCGGTGGTGCGCAATGTGTCGGATCGCATCATGGTCATGTACCTCGGCACGGTCGTTGAGGTCGCGGAGTCGGCGGAGCTTTTCCTGTCGCCCCGGCATCCCTATACGCGCGCTCTGATTGCGTCGGTGCCGACGGTGGGGGAGCCTGCCCCTGCTCCGCTCGCCGGCGACCCGCCGTCTCCGCATGACGTTCCGACAGGCTGCCGCTTCCGGACACGCTGTCCGATCGCTGTCGACCGCTGCGCTCGCGAGACTCCGCGGCTGCGTGACGTCGGGGACGGTCACCTGGCGGCGTGCCACTTCGCGGATGCTGCCGCTCCCGCCGGTGCCATCACGGGCTGA
- a CDS encoding ABC transporter ATP-binding protein has translation MTSATVLDARNLTVDIDTARARIRVVAGVDLELQAGEALGLVGESGSGKSVFSRSAMGLHEDDDIVTVAGSSELLGEEVIGARVGRLRQRWGSDISIVLQDPLASLNPVRRIGTQLTETIRRHRPHLKRAEARAIALDLMRKVGIADPVRRLRVYPHELSGGMRQRVMIAMALSGNPSVLIADEPTTALDVTVQAQILDLLDRERRARQMGLILVTHDLSIVAARTDRVAVMYAGQIVEEAPTARIFAGPRMPYTRALLDAVPPLEGPTHVRLAAIPGSPPDPSVPVAGCRFADRCAFAEERCRAEQPELRPIDGDASHRVRCHFPLQPTAVAEPVGEAV, from the coding sequence ATGACCTCGGCCACCGTGCTCGACGCGCGCAACCTGACTGTCGACATCGACACCGCGCGGGCGCGCATCCGCGTCGTCGCCGGAGTCGACCTGGAACTGCAGGCCGGTGAGGCCCTCGGGCTCGTCGGGGAGTCCGGCTCGGGCAAGTCGGTCTTCTCACGCTCCGCGATGGGACTGCACGAGGACGACGACATCGTCACCGTCGCCGGCTCCTCGGAGCTTCTCGGCGAGGAGGTGATCGGCGCCCGCGTCGGTCGGCTGCGCCAGCGCTGGGGCTCCGACATCTCGATCGTTCTCCAGGATCCGCTGGCCTCCCTCAACCCGGTGCGCCGGATCGGAACCCAGCTCACGGAGACGATCCGTCGACACCGTCCCCACCTGAAGCGAGCTGAGGCGCGCGCCATCGCGCTCGACCTCATGCGCAAGGTAGGCATCGCCGACCCGGTGCGGCGGCTGCGGGTCTACCCGCACGAGCTCTCCGGCGGCATGCGGCAACGGGTGATGATCGCGATGGCGCTGAGCGGCAACCCGAGCGTGCTGATTGCCGACGAGCCTACGACCGCGCTCGATGTGACGGTGCAGGCGCAGATCCTCGACCTGCTCGACCGTGAGCGGCGTGCCAGGCAGATGGGTCTCATACTGGTGACCCACGATCTCTCGATCGTCGCCGCACGCACCGACCGCGTGGCCGTGATGTACGCAGGTCAGATCGTCGAAGAGGCGCCCACAGCCCGCATCTTCGCCGGCCCCCGTATGCCCTATACGCGTGCGCTCCTCGACGCGGTACCTCCCCTCGAGGGGCCCACTCACGTGCGTCTCGCGGCGATCCCCGGATCTCCGCCCGACCCGTCGGTACCCGTCGCAGGGTGCCGCTTCGCGGACCGTTGTGCGTTCGCTGAGGAGCGCTGCCGCGCCGAGCAGCCGGAGCTGCGGCCGATAGACGGCGACGCGAGTCACCGAGTGCGGTGCCACTTCCCGCTACAGCCCACAGCAGTCGCCGAACCGGTGGGAGAAGCAGTATGA
- a CDS encoding ABC transporter substrate-binding protein translates to MNTRRTSRRWLAQAALATTLPVALVLSGCAPSAETSNDAPAGEPRTSIVIGSTYEHDGFDPMNPASASANGERLVPVFDTLLRVDTNGAAVPQLAASVESPDGATWRFGLREGVTFTDGTPLNADAVIYNLERHRAPDSPSSSQYLLADVVSMVAEDDLTVVITLGSPNFSFPYSFTASGALGLIGSPAAFEADPEGFNRAPIGAGPYIVEEWVPDDYVKMTANPDYWAGEPEIKELTYRVLPDGQSRENALVSGQLDITVAAGNFEAISNNSDLTVYAHGARGGMSLLPNTSVAPLDDQRIREAILIAFDSANSKQVFFGNSDIWDGTRGCIPFGAGTPQCEPSSVKTDVERAKQLVAEYVAEGKSAALEIMTTGWLGSSAEYVDQVLKSIGIESTINSVNPGDYIPTLYGGDFQLGMWQMVPFESFYPLGYTIFSNQARNVIQQQDAEFEAALQTGVNAATQAERDAGLREMQKQWNDKAYVTWISPMAQVVVSRADVSLGEGYLGGLAFYPQDISIG, encoded by the coding sequence ATGAACACCCGACGCACCAGTCGGCGCTGGCTCGCCCAAGCAGCGCTCGCAACCACCCTGCCCGTCGCGCTCGTCCTGAGCGGTTGCGCGCCGTCCGCCGAAACCAGCAATGACGCCCCCGCGGGAGAGCCTCGCACCTCGATCGTCATCGGATCGACCTACGAGCACGACGGCTTCGACCCGATGAACCCCGCCTCGGCCTCGGCCAACGGCGAGCGTCTCGTCCCCGTGTTCGACACGCTGCTGCGCGTCGACACGAACGGCGCAGCGGTGCCGCAGCTCGCCGCCTCCGTCGAGTCGCCCGATGGGGCCACCTGGCGCTTCGGCCTGCGCGAGGGGGTCACATTCACGGACGGCACCCCGCTGAATGCCGACGCCGTGATCTACAACCTCGAACGCCACCGTGCACCCGACTCGCCCTCGTCGAGCCAGTACCTGCTCGCCGACGTCGTGAGCATGGTCGCCGAGGATGACCTCACCGTCGTCATCACCCTGGGCTCGCCGAACTTCTCGTTCCCGTACAGCTTCACGGCGTCGGGCGCGCTCGGACTCATCGGATCGCCCGCCGCGTTCGAGGCCGACCCCGAGGGCTTCAACCGCGCCCCCATCGGCGCTGGTCCCTACATCGTCGAAGAGTGGGTTCCGGACGACTACGTCAAGATGACCGCCAACCCCGACTACTGGGCGGGTGAGCCGGAGATCAAGGAGCTCACCTACCGAGTGCTCCCCGACGGCCAGTCGCGTGAGAACGCGCTCGTGAGCGGCCAGCTCGACATCACCGTCGCCGCGGGCAACTTCGAGGCGATCTCGAACAACAGCGACCTCACCGTCTACGCCCACGGCGCACGCGGCGGCATGTCGTTGCTCCCGAATACGAGCGTCGCCCCGCTCGACGACCAGCGTATCCGCGAGGCGATCCTCATCGCCTTCGACTCGGCGAACTCCAAGCAGGTGTTCTTCGGCAACTCGGACATCTGGGACGGCACTCGCGGCTGCATTCCGTTCGGTGCGGGCACCCCGCAGTGCGAGCCGAGCTCGGTGAAGACCGACGTCGAGCGCGCCAAGCAGCTCGTCGCCGAGTACGTCGCCGAGGGCAAGAGCGCAGCGCTCGAGATCATGACTACCGGATGGCTCGGCTCGTCGGCTGAGTACGTCGACCAGGTGCTCAAGTCGATCGGCATCGAGTCGACCATCAACTCGGTCAACCCCGGCGACTACATCCCCACCCTCTACGGCGGTGACTTCCAGCTCGGCATGTGGCAGATGGTTCCATTCGAGTCGTTCTACCCGCTCGGCTACACCATCTTCAGCAACCAGGCGCGCAACGTCATCCAGCAGCAGGATGCGGAGTTCGAGGCCGCTCTGCAGACCGGCGTCAACGCCGCCACGCAGGCCGAACGCGACGCAGGCCTCCGCGAGATGCAGAAGCAGTGGAACGACAAGGCGTACGTCACCTGGATCAGCCCCATGGCACAGGTCGTCGTCAGCCGGGCCGACGTGAGCCTCGGCGAGGGTTACCTCGGCGGACTCGCCTTCTACCCGCAGGACATCAGCATCGGCTGA
- a CDS encoding ABC transporter permease: MAADKTLSILRTRRRLSVAELLALTWLSLLILGAVFVDLLPIPNPEVPDYSAYMSPPTDGHLLGTDELGRDILARLLHGARISLSLAAAAVAAGLILGLSLGLLAGYFRGWLDAVVGVITDTILAFPVLIMIMVIVAIRGPSYEGLIAGLAIGTMPAFARMARANTLTWAKREFVVASAGLGARHPRLLVTSVLPMVVPPLLVYGLVVAALVMMAEGSLSFLGYGVPAPAASWGSMIASGRQVMQQAPHVVLIPAMALIATVMALNILGDRLDRRGGDLR, encoded by the coding sequence ATGGCCGCTGACAAGACCCTCTCCATCCTCCGCACGCGCCGCCGTCTCTCGGTCGCCGAGCTGCTGGCCCTCACCTGGCTCAGCCTCCTCATCCTGGGTGCGGTGTTCGTCGATCTGCTTCCCATCCCGAACCCCGAGGTTCCCGACTACTCGGCCTACATGTCGCCGCCGACCGACGGTCACCTGCTGGGTACCGATGAGCTCGGACGCGACATTCTCGCGCGCCTGCTCCACGGAGCACGCATCTCGCTGTCGCTCGCGGCGGCGGCCGTGGCGGCCGGTCTCATCCTGGGGCTCTCGCTCGGGCTCCTCGCCGGGTACTTCCGCGGCTGGCTCGACGCCGTCGTCGGCGTCATCACCGACACGATCCTCGCGTTCCCGGTGCTCATCATGATCATGGTGATCGTCGCCATCCGGGGTCCGTCGTACGAAGGGCTCATCGCGGGCCTCGCCATCGGAACCATGCCGGCGTTCGCCCGCATGGCGCGAGCCAACACCCTCACGTGGGCCAAGCGCGAGTTCGTGGTGGCCTCCGCCGGCCTCGGAGCACGGCACCCGCGACTGCTGGTGACGTCGGTGCTGCCCATGGTGGTCCCGCCGCTGCTCGTCTACGGCCTCGTGGTGGCGGCGCTCGTGATGATGGCCGAAGGGTCGCTGAGCTTCCTCGGTTACGGGGTGCCCGCACCCGCGGCGAGCTGGGGCAGCATGATCGCCTCCGGCCGTCAGGTGATGCAACAGGCGCCTCACGTGGTGCTCATTCCGGCGATGGCGCTGATCGCGACGGTGATGGCGCTCAACATTCTCGGCGACCGGCTCGACCGGCGAGGGGGGGACCTGCGATGA
- a CDS encoding alpha/beta fold hydrolase: MLDYEDTRRTVSVNGHEFSFHEAGSGTPLLMLHGSGPGVSAWSNFQHNLPVLAEHFRVIMPDLPGFGRSDLPHIDEVYPAFAARWMLHLMDALEIESAHVVGNSMGGSIAAELADLAPERVTRLALMGPGGLAVSVFNSDPSEGAKRLFEFLDDPTRERMVAWVECMVADPARITDELIDERMANATAPGAVERAKEIFGSIFNPALASRHRPLWTRAAGIQTPTLIIWGREDRMLPYDQAHFAVRQMPDGELHTFARCGHWAQIERKNEFERLVIEFFTRD; the protein is encoded by the coding sequence ATGCTCGATTACGAAGACACCCGCCGAACTGTCTCAGTCAACGGCCACGAGTTCTCCTTCCACGAGGCAGGTTCCGGCACCCCGCTGCTGATGTTGCACGGTTCAGGGCCCGGCGTGAGTGCCTGGTCGAACTTCCAGCACAACCTGCCGGTGCTCGCCGAGCACTTCCGCGTGATCATGCCCGACCTGCCCGGCTTCGGGCGCTCTGACCTGCCCCACATCGATGAGGTCTACCCGGCGTTCGCCGCGCGGTGGATGCTCCACCTGATGGATGCCCTTGAGATCGAGTCGGCGCACGTCGTCGGAAACTCGATGGGCGGCTCGATCGCCGCAGAGCTCGCCGATCTCGCTCCGGAGCGGGTCACCCGTCTCGCCCTCATGGGTCCCGGGGGGCTCGCGGTGAGCGTGTTCAACTCCGACCCCAGCGAAGGCGCCAAGCGCCTCTTCGAGTTCCTCGACGATCCCACGCGCGAGCGCATGGTCGCCTGGGTGGAGTGCATGGTCGCCGACCCGGCGCGCATCACCGACGAGCTCATCGACGAGCGGATGGCGAACGCTACCGCTCCCGGCGCCGTCGAGCGGGCCAAGGAGATCTTCGGCTCGATCTTCAACCCGGCTCTCGCCTCGCGCCACCGCCCGCTGTGGACGCGTGCCGCCGGAATCCAGACCCCGACCCTCATCATCTGGGGGCGTGAGGACCGCATGCTGCCGTACGACCAGGCGCACTTCGCCGTCCGCCAGATGCCCGACGGCGAGCTGCACACCTTCGCCCGTTGCGGGCATTGGGCGCAGATCGAACGCAAGAACGAATTCGAGCGCCTCGTTATCGAGTTCTTCACCCGGGACTGA